The Stomoxys calcitrans chromosome 3, idStoCalc2.1, whole genome shotgun sequence genome includes a region encoding these proteins:
- the LOC131996092 gene encoding uncharacterized protein LOC131996092, which translates to MLGLRSSINHDLSVSPAASVYGMELTLPGEFFTESKFSKLRSDWVAQFKADMNNVKAKKVNRHGDSNIYEPNALKEAEFVFIRNDAVRASLQPPYTGPFPVLSRAAKTFVVDVNGKRKTISVDRLKPALILKDEMPTKSISPQPVPNDSHSRTLRSGKTVRIKT; encoded by the coding sequence ATGTTGGGATTACGTTCATCTATCAATCATGATTTAAGCGTATCGCCTGCTGCGTCAGTATATGGTATGGAGCTTACATTACCAGGTGAATTCTTTACTGAATCGAAATTTAGTAAATTGCGTTCTGATTGGGTTGCACAATTTAAAGCTGATATGAACAACGTCAAAGCAAAGAAGGTTAACCGTCATGGcgattcaaatatttatgagcCAAATGCATTGAAAGAAGCAGAATTTGTATTCATCCGAAACGACGCTGTGCGAGCTTCATTACAACCTCCATACACAGGACCTTTTCCTGTTCTATCTAGAGCAGCAAAAACATTTGTAGTTGATGTTAATGGAAAACGGAAGACGATATCTGTTGATCGCCTTAAGCCAGCCTTAATCTTGAAAGACGAAATGCCAACGAAATCCATATCACCTCAACCAGTACCAAATGATTCTCATTCACGAACTCTACGATCAGGAAAAACTGTGAGAATTAAAACTTAA